One window from the genome of Sulfodiicoccus acidiphilus encodes:
- the nuoN gene encoding NADH-quinone oxidoreductase subunit NuoN, which produces MSPTDFVLAVPTLLLTAVAIAVLYVDKGTDSSFSKVTWSALGSLVVVLAVLAVGMGLNVEGYAFSETVFVDLIGYLLAIGATLATLITLVGAKAHIEGWKTRTSFVSLVLLTLMGTIFISFAANVLVIVSSWAIASAASYAIAMIRKDYSSADAGIKYLVMGLVSSSLMIFGFSLYVLSSGFDFSLFINDPVLPLFVLGSFFLIVAFSFKIGAFPFQAWLPDVYANADRVTVTFISSTSKVIGIAALLRVFEFVNITYPYKLYLFLAFAVISVGSMFVGNVTAFSRRDLPSILAFSSVTQAGFLMIGFAMLFFQPKIAEIGISVQTLGYVIAQAGIFLFINLIDKSVGDTSLSSLNGLSTSDRPLALGVSLLVLSLLGIPPLIGFWGKLFLFESSFVQPWLLVLGVINSAISAGYYIPIVREMFKPGNLKLPESPERDGVVMAAVLTVAVGFIAPLLFLLVV; this is translated from the coding sequence ATGAGTCCAACGGATTTTGTTCTGGCCGTCCCTACTCTCCTACTAACGGCGGTGGCGATAGCCGTACTTTACGTGGATAAAGGAACGGACTCATCGTTTAGTAAAGTTACTTGGTCGGCACTCGGTTCACTTGTAGTAGTTTTAGCTGTCCTGGCAGTAGGCATGGGCCTTAACGTTGAAGGGTATGCTTTCTCCGAAACGGTATTCGTAGATCTAATTGGGTATCTCTTGGCAATCGGAGCTACCTTGGCCACGTTAATAACGCTAGTAGGAGCTAAGGCGCATATTGAGGGTTGGAAGACGAGGACGTCCTTCGTGTCTCTTGTACTTCTAACCCTTATGGGCACTATATTTATCTCATTTGCAGCAAACGTTCTAGTCATAGTTTCGTCTTGGGCGATAGCGTCAGCAGCTTCCTACGCCATAGCAATGATAAGGAAGGACTATAGCTCGGCCGACGCAGGCATCAAGTACTTGGTTATGGGGTTAGTCTCAAGCTCGCTGATGATATTTGGCTTCTCGCTTTACGTTCTATCCTCTGGCTTCGATTTCTCTCTCTTTATCAATGACCCAGTTCTTCCGTTATTCGTTCTAGGTTCGTTCTTCCTCATAGTTGCCTTCAGCTTCAAGATAGGTGCTTTCCCATTTCAAGCATGGTTACCCGACGTTTACGCCAATGCGGACAGGGTGACTGTGACTTTCATCTCTTCAACGTCTAAAGTCATAGGTATAGCCGCATTGCTGAGAGTTTTCGAGTTCGTTAATATTACCTACCCTTACAAGCTTTACCTATTCCTCGCATTCGCAGTAATATCAGTAGGTAGTATGTTCGTGGGAAATGTAACTGCCTTCTCTAGGAGGGATCTGCCGTCTATACTCGCGTTCAGTAGTGTGACTCAAGCAGGATTCCTGATGATTGGATTTGCCATGCTGTTCTTTCAACCTAAGATCGCGGAAATAGGGATTTCAGTTCAGACGTTAGGATATGTTATAGCTCAGGCTGGAATATTTCTTTTCATTAATCTTATTGATAAGAGCGTAGGCGACACCTCACTCTCTTCACTCAATGGACTTTCCACTTCAGATAGGCCACTTGCTTTGGGTGTCTCACTGCTTGTCCTGAGCTTATTGGGCATACCTCCACTGATTGGTTTCTGGGGAAAGTTGTTCCTCTTCGAGTCCAGCTTCGTTCAGCCCTGGCTGCTGGTTTTGGGAGTAATAAATAGTGCCATTTCAGCGGGATATTACATTCCGATAGTTAGGGAGATGTTCAAGCCGGGTAATCTGAAGTTGCCGGAGTCACCAGAACGAGATGGTGTGGTGATGGCGGCTGTGCTTACTGTGGCAGTAGGATTTATTGCTCCACTGTTGTTCCTTCTAGTGGTCTAG
- a CDS encoding inositol-3-phosphate synthase — MVKVALVGVGNVASSLVQASELMESGKEILGIELPPKEPIEIVAAFDIDKRKVGKPLREAIFSPPNVVAKYVDVETDLPVLRGPTLDGTRGILGDIIEESDAPFVDVVSELKNAKAEVVVSLLPTGADEASRFYGKASLQAGSAFINTTPSPVAKELGSSFKAKGVPIYGDDLLSQIGGTITHAGIMEFLRSRGVKLLRSFQVDIAGTTEAMVTLEGWRKEVKKEVKTNMISHTSEGAEVVAGTSDYVSFLGDRRVSYIVIEGTYSLGVPLRIEVSLKTLDGPNAVPPLIELIGLAQQFKRMKIGGPVKEVCAAYFKSPPSKLVGR, encoded by the coding sequence TTGGTCAAGGTAGCACTCGTTGGAGTAGGCAATGTGGCGTCCTCTCTAGTGCAAGCGTCCGAATTAATGGAATCTGGGAAGGAGATACTAGGTATTGAACTACCTCCAAAGGAACCTATCGAGATTGTGGCCGCCTTTGATATAGATAAAAGAAAGGTTGGAAAACCTTTACGAGAAGCAATATTCTCCCCCCCTAACGTTGTAGCTAAATACGTAGATGTAGAAACTGACTTACCTGTACTGAGGGGTCCTACTCTAGATGGTACACGAGGGATTCTCGGCGATATAATAGAAGAGTCTGACGCTCCTTTTGTTGATGTCGTGAGCGAGCTCAAGAATGCAAAGGCCGAGGTTGTGGTCTCTTTACTTCCAACCGGAGCCGACGAGGCCTCTAGGTTCTACGGTAAGGCCTCGCTACAGGCAGGCTCGGCTTTTATAAACACAACTCCATCTCCTGTAGCTAAAGAGCTAGGTTCCAGTTTTAAAGCCAAGGGGGTACCCATATATGGGGACGACCTGCTAAGCCAGATCGGAGGCACTATAACCCATGCGGGGATTATGGAATTCCTGAGAAGTCGAGGTGTGAAGTTGCTAAGGTCCTTTCAGGTCGATATAGCTGGAACTACCGAAGCCATGGTTACGCTAGAAGGGTGGAGGAAAGAAGTTAAAAAGGAAGTCAAGACTAACATGATTTCCCACACCTCTGAGGGGGCAGAAGTCGTGGCGGGCACCTCAGATTATGTTAGTTTCCTAGGAGATAGACGAGTAAGTTATATTGTCATAGAAGGTACATATTCCTTGGGTGTTCCACTAAGGATAGAGGTCTCATTAAAAACGTTGGACGGTCCTAACGCGGTACCTCCCCTAATTGAGCTCATTGGCCTCGCTCAACAATTCAAACGAATGAAAATAGGGGGTCCTGTTAAGGAAGTTTGCGCCGCATACTTTAAGTCTCCCCCGAGCAAGTTAGTGGGACGCTAG
- a CDS encoding glutamate synthase has product MYQPSGCGVFGILRKPHAPKVSGEETLRAITRVRHRGSELGAGFAVFNADNKAEIEVRAYVRDPKLITERLNRMGVDVMNLEVKRNLGELCDCVLTVVGEEPLVHKAIRRANEIMWEDSEGRIYSIGRALHVMKGVGFPEQVAREADLYRILGDLWLAHTRQPTNSPGYYPFWSHPFSGFDVAVVHNGDVSSFGANVEFLRSRGVRSFVGTDSEVIALLFEELLNEGLSVEEATQVLVGAKEFVKGSSLDGPFTAVIGYYSGDDLYMIVIADRAKFRPAVVGEDENYIFAASEESEIRELSTNARVWTLRPGGYMIASLNRGIIRMGRESMPVGSRFVMEKSGNGIDVSRLNYKEINELLLKLVREGEEAVLLNAMGPRFLGINLPRAGIKGAKITVYGTVGNCMANLNNGNNFYVYGNVGDDAADTMHDGRVVIVGDARDVLGQAFQGGEIFVRGNVGNRAGIQMREYKNKRPYLVIGGTFDDYLGEYMGGGVILVFNKNEEELGNHVGSGMVGGRIFVRGHLSTSKIGVQPNPLEVERFLRAMVLKGVIDGEKARKLSQLPYYDLKELLPPKAREFAIKLFEDKAGSPKVEYRHLSEKEREELLPIVAKFSDVVKERFEQLLEEKYTVISRG; this is encoded by the coding sequence ATGTATCAACCCTCAGGATGTGGGGTCTTCGGAATCTTAAGGAAACCTCACGCCCCAAAAGTTAGCGGGGAAGAAACTCTAAGAGCCATAACTAGAGTTAGGCATAGGGGAAGTGAACTCGGGGCGGGTTTCGCAGTATTTAATGCAGATAACAAAGCCGAAATAGAGGTAAGGGCCTACGTCAGAGATCCCAAACTAATCACAGAGAGGCTAAATCGAATGGGAGTGGACGTAATGAACTTAGAAGTGAAGAGAAATCTGGGAGAACTGTGTGATTGTGTTTTGACAGTAGTAGGTGAAGAACCTCTAGTCCATAAGGCGATAAGGAGGGCAAACGAGATCATGTGGGAAGACAGTGAGGGACGGATCTACTCTATAGGAAGGGCTCTACATGTAATGAAGGGAGTCGGTTTTCCAGAACAAGTGGCTCGGGAGGCCGACCTCTACAGAATACTGGGCGATCTCTGGCTGGCCCATACTAGGCAGCCAACTAATTCCCCAGGGTATTACCCCTTCTGGTCCCACCCGTTCTCCGGCTTCGATGTGGCCGTTGTTCATAACGGTGATGTCAGTTCCTTTGGAGCTAACGTGGAATTTCTGAGGTCGAGGGGAGTGAGGAGCTTCGTTGGAACCGACAGTGAGGTGATAGCCCTACTTTTCGAGGAGCTTCTGAACGAGGGATTGAGTGTAGAAGAGGCCACTCAAGTTCTAGTAGGAGCAAAGGAGTTTGTGAAGGGAAGTTCTTTGGATGGCCCATTTACCGCAGTGATTGGATACTACAGTGGAGACGACCTCTACATGATAGTTATAGCGGACAGGGCTAAGTTCAGGCCAGCCGTAGTGGGAGAGGACGAAAACTATATATTCGCGGCTAGTGAGGAGAGCGAGATCAGGGAACTAAGTACGAACGCTAGAGTTTGGACCTTAAGGCCTGGAGGATACATGATAGCCTCACTGAACAGGGGAATAATAAGAATGGGCAGGGAGTCCATGCCCGTGGGTTCTAGGTTTGTTATGGAAAAAAGTGGAAACGGAATTGATGTGAGCAGGTTGAATTACAAGGAGATAAACGAGCTATTACTGAAGTTGGTAAGAGAAGGGGAAGAGGCCGTATTACTGAATGCCATGGGTCCTAGGTTCCTCGGGATAAACTTACCCAGAGCGGGAATAAAGGGAGCTAAGATCACGGTTTACGGCACGGTCGGGAACTGCATGGCTAATCTCAATAATGGAAATAACTTCTATGTTTATGGAAATGTGGGGGACGATGCTGCGGACACTATGCACGACGGTAGAGTGGTAATAGTAGGAGACGCTAGAGACGTGCTTGGCCAGGCCTTTCAAGGAGGAGAGATATTCGTCCGAGGAAACGTCGGAAACAGGGCAGGAATACAAATGCGTGAATACAAAAACAAGAGGCCATACCTAGTGATCGGGGGGACATTCGACGACTATTTAGGAGAATACATGGGAGGGGGAGTAATTTTAGTGTTCAACAAGAACGAGGAAGAGTTGGGAAATCACGTAGGTTCAGGTATGGTAGGAGGAAGGATTTTCGTGAGAGGACATTTAAGCACATCCAAAATAGGTGTACAACCTAACCCACTAGAGGTAGAGAGATTTCTAAGGGCTATGGTGCTGAAGGGCGTGATAGATGGGGAAAAGGCTAGAAAGCTGAGCCAGTTACCCTATTACGACTTAAAGGAATTACTTCCACCTAAGGCTAGAGAGTTCGCGATCAAACTTTTCGAGGACAAAGCCGGTTCACCCAAGGTGGAGTATAGACACTTAAGCGAGAAGGAAAGAGAAGAACTGCTGCCAATAGTCGCGAAGTTCTCCGACGTCGTAAAGGAGCGATTCGAACAGCTCCTAGAGGAAAAGTACACGGTGATTTCTAGGGGGTGA
- a CDS encoding glutamate synthase-related protein — protein MIVNSYLDVPSQRGAEFWDVNRISHIRRLATTGKGEVRVEKAGSLRILDRVYFKRLEKGREAEIVTKMLGTELRSPVYLGDMSFGALSGTPNVVIAEAADKTGTLAGTGEGGLHPEVAKHRNILVQWASARFGVDINTLMAGRGIVIKIGQGAKPGIGGHLPGSKVTDPISLTRRIPKGIDAISPAPHHDIYSIEDLGQRIEALKEATGKPVLVKVAATNYIPYVVSGIARMGADGVIIDGHGAGTGATPTAVRDNIGIPIELAVASADRVLRREGRREGFYVIAGGRVGDAMDAAKLIALGADAVNLGTSVLIAMGCVMVHKCHIGSCPTALTNKIDGTREIDFDFALSRLVNFVNGFSEELSEIVGGLGLRRVSDLVGRRDLLRGNSLTKDALGVLGIEGVPEDSEPSIRSKESNEVLTHLHELASKGVPTVTSMGSTAPPDVELPRRIVDWLRIDGAQVTRPSIDPYREEIDSSVRLLGGKLPFSAPLGFDVRHAEFELRDAIEWGALANNIPVLTLKTTKGYEDISIAKDGLSVIGWSDKPESGKYWLIGSTLEGLRLVEHKGVAGLVIEERGEPLELVTSEIDTHLKRLGVRDRYDIIVTAGTLRDAGDIMKLVGLGADIVLLPAEVMEIAVGEGSRKGMEEKALNLMAGLKREIALIAGAAGVYKVSNSMVGNRELMRNINLSSEVSRRLRVKVAGSL, from the coding sequence ATGATAGTTAATAGTTACTTGGACGTTCCTAGCCAAAGGGGGGCAGAATTTTGGGACGTGAACAGAATCTCTCACATAAGAAGGCTGGCCACTACAGGGAAAGGAGAGGTGAGAGTGGAAAAGGCTGGTTCTCTCAGGATACTAGATAGGGTTTACTTTAAGCGGTTAGAGAAAGGGAGAGAGGCAGAAATCGTAACTAAAATGTTAGGAACAGAGCTTAGGTCCCCCGTATATTTAGGGGACATGTCCTTTGGAGCGTTAAGCGGAACGCCCAACGTAGTAATAGCGGAGGCAGCTGACAAGACTGGGACACTGGCAGGAACCGGCGAAGGAGGACTCCATCCAGAAGTAGCTAAGCATAGAAACATCCTAGTTCAGTGGGCTTCCGCTAGATTTGGAGTAGATATAAATACCCTAATGGCGGGAAGGGGGATTGTAATTAAGATAGGACAGGGAGCTAAGCCTGGGATAGGAGGTCATCTACCTGGATCTAAAGTAACGGATCCTATCTCCCTGACTCGGAGAATACCTAAGGGGATAGATGCCATATCTCCAGCTCCTCATCACGACATATACTCAATCGAGGACCTGGGCCAAAGGATCGAAGCTTTGAAGGAGGCTACTGGAAAACCCGTACTAGTTAAAGTCGCAGCGACGAACTACATACCGTACGTCGTATCTGGAATTGCTAGGATGGGGGCGGATGGGGTGATAATTGATGGCCATGGAGCCGGAACTGGAGCAACTCCAACCGCAGTTAGAGACAACATAGGGATCCCAATTGAATTGGCCGTGGCAAGTGCAGACAGAGTTCTACGAAGGGAGGGCAGACGGGAAGGATTTTACGTGATAGCTGGAGGTAGGGTAGGAGATGCGATGGATGCTGCCAAGCTAATAGCATTAGGTGCGGATGCCGTCAACTTGGGCACCAGTGTACTGATAGCAATGGGGTGCGTCATGGTCCACAAGTGTCACATCGGTTCTTGTCCTACCGCACTCACTAACAAGATCGATGGCACTCGGGAGATAGACTTCGATTTTGCCCTCTCAAGGTTAGTTAACTTTGTTAACGGCTTCTCGGAGGAACTCTCTGAAATTGTGGGTGGACTTGGATTAAGGCGAGTCAGCGACTTAGTAGGCAGAAGAGATCTCCTTAGAGGTAATTCCCTAACTAAAGATGCCTTGGGGGTATTAGGGATAGAAGGGGTTCCAGAAGACTCAGAGCCATCAATCAGGTCGAAGGAGTCAAATGAGGTCCTAACTCACCTTCATGAGTTGGCATCAAAGGGAGTTCCAACAGTGACTAGTATGGGGAGTACCGCTCCTCCGGACGTGGAGCTTCCCAGACGAATAGTGGATTGGCTTAGAATTGATGGGGCTCAAGTCACTAGGCCCTCCATAGATCCATATAGAGAGGAGATAGACAGCTCGGTGAGGTTACTAGGAGGTAAATTACCTTTTTCGGCACCTTTAGGTTTTGACGTTAGACATGCGGAGTTCGAACTGCGAGACGCGATAGAATGGGGGGCCTTGGCGAATAACATCCCTGTTCTCACGCTAAAAACCACTAAAGGATATGAGGACATCTCTATTGCCAAAGATGGGTTAAGTGTAATAGGTTGGTCTGATAAGCCAGAGAGTGGCAAGTACTGGCTGATAGGTAGTACCTTAGAGGGACTTAGACTGGTGGAACATAAAGGAGTGGCTGGGTTAGTTATAGAAGAGCGGGGAGAACCACTAGAGCTAGTTACGTCAGAAATAGATACCCACCTCAAGAGACTAGGAGTGAGAGATAGATACGACATAATTGTAACAGCTGGAACCCTTAGGGACGCTGGGGATATAATGAAATTAGTAGGATTGGGAGCTGATATAGTGCTTCTTCCCGCTGAAGTAATGGAAATAGCCGTAGGGGAAGGAAGTCGAAAGGGAATGGAGGAGAAGGCCCTGAATCTAATGGCCGGATTGAAAAGAGAGATCGCCCTGATAGCCGGAGCAGCGGGGGTTTACAAGGTTAGTAACTCAATGGTTGGTAACAGGGAGCTCATGAGAAACATCAACCTAAGCTCTGAGGTAAGTAGAAGATTAAGAGTGAAGGTGGCTGGTTCGCTATGA